The genomic region TATGATGTCAAGGGCCAGGCAGACGCTTGTTGAAGGTGAATTACTTAAGTACTCGCGCGGATAGCGCTCAGCTCCCAGAGTAAGCTTATCGCTCTTACTAAAGTCCCTCTTCGTAAGAAGTCGGGTTTTTGCTTTCTATGTAGCACACTCTTAGAGTAGCGAAAATCATATCACTACACTTCTTAAAAGCTTGAACTACATAGCTTTTACTTGCTACGACCTCGAATGACTGATTTTCATTTCATACTTTTGTCCGTGCTTCTTTATGGGGCGTAATGGAAGCTGGGAGCTGGGAGCTGGGAGCTGGGAGCTGGGAGCATATTTTATGTTAGAAGGTTGAGCCTGATAAAATTAACGCGTTATTTAACTGAATAACAAAAATATAACCGCTGAAATTATATCTGTATTACTCAAGACTAATGGACAGCAACCTCTACTGAATTCTCTGGCGAGATATTGTACCTACGACAAGGGGAAACGGTTGAATTTTTCAGAAAAAATGGAGCTCGCTTTTGAGTCTTGGAGCTTAGTTTGACGTGTATGGCGGTACGGGCAACTATTATTTCCTGATCTGATTCATGAAAATCAACACGGCTTCGGGAGCTCCCCGATCGCCGAAGGCACTCATTAAGTCTCGCTTTCTAACTACCACTTTTTTGATTCTAGATCTTTATTAGGTGATTGTGACTCGTCATTGAAGGCTTTTCTTTTATTAGTTGACCGCGCTTACCTTGCATATTATTAATATTCGAGATAAGCGTAGCCAACTTTTAGGATAACTTCACTTAGGAATCATTTCTTTTTCAATGCAGCTTTAAGGAATTTGAGCATTGTATCTGGGGGTACGGCGAAACCGGCACCTTCCATTCTAGCCTTCATAGTCACCACGCCGCACACATTACCATATTTATCAAAAATAGGGCCTCCACTATTCCCTGGATTAATGGCCGCACTGGTTTGTATATACTTCTTACCATCAAGAATGCGATTATTATTTGACACAATCCCAGTCGTCATAGTATTACTCAAAATAAGGTTGCCTGCTCCAGGATTACCAATAACAACCAGCTGTTCACCCATTTCCGGCATTCGCTTTAATTCTAAACCTACATAAGGACTACTAATGTAAGGCACTGTCTGCAGCAAGGCCAGATCATTAACACTATCTGTACCAACAATTGCTACCTTAACTGTTTTTACATCACCTTTGGAGTCCTTAAACCGCACCGTATTCTCCTGTGATAAAACGTGTGCACAGGTAAGGATCAAGCCTCGTTTATTGATAAAAAATCCTGTTCCTGAGCCTCTGTTGTTTTTTATCAAAACAGTTGCTTGATTATACTTTTTAGCTATAAGACTCGCCTTCTGTAAAGTTCTACTTTTACTACTCACTGAGTCGACCTTAATTTTATTGATCTCCTCTTGAGAAATCCTCAAAGTCGATTTTGGAATTAATGATGTTTGTACAGATAAATTCTTTTTTATCTGAGAAACTATAACTGAAGTAGCCGGCAGTTTTGTCACTAATGTATTTTGGTGTTTTACCATCGCTGCAGATAAGCCAGATAAATCGAGTACAGTAAATAAATCGCCTTTCTGAGATACACCTGACTGGCGTGATAAGCTGGTGTTTTTTGCTAAAATGTATAAATGCTGACCATCTTTACTGAAAAGCATTTTTTGAATCTGATCGCCTAGAGAAAGTTTTATTTCTTTAGTGATTTGAATGCCCGTTTTTGAATTATGTAAGGTGATTTTTTTACCATTATACGTCGCTACTACTCCTGTACTAAGGTCTACTGCCACACCTGACGGGTAAGATCCTGTATTATAACTCGTCACTGCCTTACTGACATCTGTTGGATCAAACAGAGGTATTGTATAACCGTTCATTTCCTTCGGGCCACTTCGGTACCCACCTCCCGAAACGTAATACACACCTCGCCCAAAGGGGTCTACCACCAAGTCCTTGGCATTGGAGCCCGGACTAGAATTTAATCTTAGACCATCTAAGCTATCATCTTTCTTAATCGCAAAGGCAAATAAAGTCTGATCGTTACTGGATATGGTTCTAACATACTGACCACCAAAGTAATCACGTAGTAATTCCCTCTGCATATGACTGACTTTTACATAGGAGTACAAAATCTTACCAGACGGATGCACGGCTACTTTACTTCCGAGAATATTATCGTAAAAACGGAACACGCCTTTAACAAAGTCAAAATAAATGATCTTCTGTTGTGAAATTCTGTCATCCTCTCCCCCCTTAAGAGAAGCAAACCAAATCCTCTTATTGACCTTATCAAAGGCCCCATCTTTAAGATCATAGCCTCCGATTTTAAAGCTCCTAACTGGTTTAAGCGATCTGTAGTCTATAATATCTAACTGACCATTGACCCAGGCTGCGATTTTATCACCACATGCCAACAGGTCATTATATTTATGCTTCAAGGGAATTTTCTTTATTAAGGTATTAGAACTCAAGTTAACAACTGATAAAGTAAGATTATTTTGTATAGCTACCAGGCCATTCGACAACACCGTAAAGTTACAACTGTTTTCACCCTCAAAGATGAATTTATATATTGGTGCATGCTCTTGTGAATCATCACTTTCAACTGCCGTAGCGTTAAGTGAATCCACTTTAGGGAGCACATCAATGTCATAGCCAATTTGTTTAACTTCTCCTGCACCATTCTTAAACTCCAAAGCGACTCGTGTTTTACCTACACTGGACAAACTCCCTGGCACATCCCACTTAATTAATCCATCTGAACTGATTGAAAAACCAGAGGGCCCCTTTAACAATTTAACTTCAACGCCCCCTTTCCCTAAGAGCTTTAATTGCTGCTCATAAGAGTTCCCTGTGTAAAGTTTTGTTTTTAACTCTGACTGTAAAACTAAATACTCATTCGAAATTTCACTGGACATCATATCCTTAAGGTTAAATTTTCGAATTGTCACTCCATCTTTTTTAAATTCATTTTTAAAGGCAAAAAAACCTAATTCACTATCGAATACCATACGAGATAATAAGGATTCATAACCTTTAAATTTCTTCGAATCCTTTGAGTCATTTTTTCGTGCTGTGTGTATGCTGACAAATAAAGATTGATGTCGTCTACCTGTATTAGCCACCCACGGCAACCTTCCTAAAGAACAAAATTCCTTAGTTTCGTTTGAATCTTTAAAGTAGTTATTTAAATAAAGCTTACAGTCCCCAATTGTAGAAATGCGAATATTGCAAGCACCGTTTTCATCAGGTAAAAAAGCCTCTGTATTACTTGTTAAGGATACGCCATCATCCCGCGAACGACTACTCCCTCTCTTATATACTGTATTTCTAGCAATGAACCCTCGCTCATCACCTTCGAAATGAATGTAATTTGTAGAACTATGAATATTCTGTACTTTACTATCATTGAACGGATCTATAGTGTTAATACCTGTGGGAGAAACAGATATATTTGTATAGCCGACTGTTTTAAGATCTTTCGATGCAAATAAATTCGGCCCTCCAGAACGCGTGTAACCAGAACTTTCCCCATGCCTAAAAGTTTTACCGTTTTTCAGGTCATATAAATGCCAAAACATAATATGAGAATCTTTTCTCACTGCTACAAATACGTAGCGCGAGTTATGTGACCCCATTATAAAACTGGATACTTCGCCATTAAAATCCCAGTCACATTTTTTAATTATTTTGCCAGACGTCAACTCCACTACTGTAAAATCACGCGTTATACTCGATGCAAACAAGGCATATTTTCCACCCGCAGTCCATTGCTCACTAATTAATGGAATAGGCTCATTCTCTTTTTTTACTTCTTCCAAATTAACCAAATACAATTTTTTATCCGCGCATTCAACAACCCAATATTTATCTCCAAGCGCTTTTTTGGCTCGTACAAATTCTCCCGGCAAATCAACAAAATATTCCTCATATAATACTTGCGCGTCTACCTTTTCGCTAGGAGCGTCATCATTAACTAAAGCTTGAGGTTTCTGGCTCTTATTGGCCGTACTCTTCAAAGCCTGTGTTGTATGTGATTTCGTAGATTTTTTTGCTGTCTGTACAACGACGACTCGTTCCGGCCCCCTGTTTTCAGCCTTTGTTTTATAGACTTTTAATACTTTGTTTTCTGCAATGAGGTTCTTCACCTTTGCATTCTGACCAATTCGTTCCTCTACACCGGCCTGTGCAGTAAAAGCTAAAGTTTTATGCGCTTCATCCTGCTTAAAAGTAAAAACTCTATCAACATACGCTGGAACTGTATAAACTAGAACATTCACCGTTTTGGGTCGCAGGTTAAACTTTATATCTTCAGCAAGCTCATTACTCATTTTATCAGGATCAATATTACCAAACATAAACGGACGTGTATAAATTTTTCTAGAAAAATACCCTGTAGGCATGTAACTCACTGACAGATTACTTGTTTGGTCAACATCAATTGACTCCTTCAAGTACACTACCACAAACTGCTCTCTATCTACACGTGTGAAATCTAAATTTGGTAAACGAGATGTACTAAACACTTTCTCGTAGTTCAAATCTTGAGCGACAAGATCTAATTTAGAATATGAGCTGTTACCGAAGTTAAAATCGAGCTTAATACTAGCCCAATTATTATACTTACGAGTGCTATCACGCCATACGGAACTATGTTTATGGCTTCTCTAATTACTTCCTCAGAATCTGAGTTTATACTTTTGCCGTTAGTATAAACTCCACAATCAACACATAAAATATCATGTGCATTTAACTCTTTCTGACAACTTGGACATATATTTGTCATAACACCTCTTTCCTCCAATTACATTTTCAGTGTATAAAAATTAAATTCTGTTTAGCACTATACAAGCAGACCTCTTGCTTTCTTTTAAGGTATCATATAAGCTCTCCATACACCTAGAGTTAGCTAATTCCTGAATCAGTGAGCTACATTAAGTTAATCATCTTGGTCTTTCACCTTCATTGACTTACAACTTTTTTCAAAAGACCTAC from Lentisphaera profundi harbors:
- a CDS encoding S1 family peptidase — encoded protein: MKESIDVDQTSNLSVSYMPTGYFSRKIYTRPFMFGNIDPDKMSNELAEDIKFNLRPKTVNVLVYTVPAYVDRVFTFKQDEAHKTLAFTAQAGVEERIGQNAKVKNLIAENKVLKVYKTKAENRGPERVVVVQTAKKSTKSHTTQALKSTANKSQKPQALVNDDAPSEKVDAQVLYEEYFVDLPGEFVRAKKALGDKYWVVECADKKLYLVNLEEVKKENEPIPLISEQWTAGGKYALFASSITRDFTVVELTSGKIIKKCDWDFNGEVSSFIMGSHNSRYVFVAVRKDSHIMFWHLYDLKNGKTFRHGESSGYTRSGGPNLFASKDLKTVGYTNISVSPTGINTIDPFNDSKVQNIHSSTNYIHFEGDERGFIARNTVYKRGSSRSRDDGVSLTSNTEAFLPDENGACNIRISTIGDCKLYLNNYFKDSNETKEFCSLGRLPWVANTGRRHQSLFVSIHTARKNDSKDSKKFKGYESLLSRMVFDSELGFFAFKNEFKKDGVTIRKFNLKDMMSSEISNEYLVLQSELKTKLYTGNSYEQQLKLLGKGGVEVKLLKGPSGFSISSDGLIKWDVPGSLSSVGKTRVALEFKNGAGEVKQIGYDIDVLPKVDSLNATAVESDDSQEHAPIYKFIFEGENSCNFTVLSNGLVAIQNNLTLSVVNLSSNTLIKKIPLKHKYNDLLACGDKIAAWVNGQLDIIDYRSLKPVRSFKIGGYDLKDGAFDKVNKRIWFASLKGGEDDRISQQKIIYFDFVKGVFRFYDNILGSKVAVHPSGKILYSYVKVSHMQRELLRDYFGGQYVRTISSNDQTLFAFAIKKDDSLDGLRLNSSPGSNAKDLVVDPFGRGVYYVSGGGYRSGPKEMNGYTIPLFDPTDVSKAVTSYNTGSYPSGVAVDLSTGVVATYNGKKITLHNSKTGIQITKEIKLSLGDQIQKMLFSKDGQHLYILAKNTSLSRQSGVSQKGDLFTVLDLSGLSAAMVKHQNTLVTKLPATSVIVSQIKKNLSVQTSLIPKSTLRISQEEINKIKVDSVSSKSRTLQKASLIAKKYNQATVLIKNNRGSGTGFFINKRGLILTCAHVLSQENTVRFKDSKGDVKTVKVAIVGTDSVNDLALLQTVPYISSPYVGLELKRMPEMGEQLVVIGNPGAGNLILSNTMTTGIVSNNNRILDGKKYIQTSAAINPGNSGGPIFDKYGNVCGVVTMKARMEGAGFAVPPDTMLKFLKAALKKK